One stretch of Schlesneria sp. DSM 10557 DNA includes these proteins:
- a CDS encoding PVC-type heme-binding CxxCH protein: MIFPASRRWSGCVLILLTSLAMAASVSGREREGLIDLEGWKTLAPRDEIKPDFSLVKSGGPDGSGVLVINGDKREGLMGWWEKTVPVEGATYYKFQAFRRCKNVANPRRAASVRLNWLDEKGKIALRDLPVVGPYHPPGQPDLSTGEFPPDRETDANGWTEVSGVFRAPASARKMSIELHLEWAPEGEVEWSSVSLEKTEPPPGRKVRLATIHYIPTGKVSPADNCRQFAPLVADAASKKADLIVLPETLTHTGTGLTYAEAAEPIPGPSTEYFSTLAKEHKVHLVVGLLERVEHVVYNVAVLIDPDGEILGKYRKVCLPRTEVEMGITPGSEYPVFQTRFGKVGMMICYDGFFPEVARELSNNGAEVIAFPVAGCNPKLVAARACENHVYIVSSCYCDVKRNWIITGIFGHEGEILAQATEWGTVAIAEVDLDQPTIWGNIGDFKAQLLRHRPATRDEAEPPTKSPNPDQRINLKLDTPPVKDAAPAAESKSTVVAAATVPAETLPSLRIPPHEPFEAQQTFRAVDGFRLDLLAAEPLTTDPIAMEYDENGRAYVIEMSDYPYTDKTKDKPFTEKTADLPIGRVRLLEDHDGDGKFDKSTIFAADLSWPTGLAIWQGGIYVSATPDLWYFKDTDGDGKADIRRKVFTGFHKFNVQAVINNLRMGLDHRIYGAGGTNGGSIIRVADGEAKPRKMATNDFWFDPHHEQFELISGGARFGQTFDDWGNRFICNIRNPVRHAVIDDRYVSRNPLHPVVSPMHDAAEAGDTLAVYRTSPPEPWRVINAQRLASDPTVISPRSESVAAGYVTSTCGITIYRGAAYPPEYYGTVFLGEVAANLIHRQRLTPDSLTFRAQRIDEQEEFLTSTDNWFRPVNFVNAPDGTLHVLDMYRETIEHPWSIPDDIKARLDLESGRDRGRIYRLTPPNFKPTPPPRLGQATTAELVASLENPNSWWRETAHRLLYERQDPAAVPLLQALLRKRSPDSVTAVPPVTALGRLHALWSLEGLKALREEDLLLALNDAVPGVRENAIKLAESRIASSETLARKVMEMTTDADLRVRCRAAFIAGNGHASEGVTLLANVAMRDPHDPWVRTVVLSAVPEISDDLLIAVTENSFQAIAHQSGATAATESANAESAGTDAAAQSLPLATIRSLAMLVGKRNHEDDLRRVLVALTPKTNPGPGGASRRLVRREVVLGLSEGLSAHNLVLTEVAARLEPGASAWIAELVTEARELALNESASTDARVQAITLMGQGAKADAEPVLLGLLDLKEPQEVQLAAVRALVLHSQPDLPQKLLAQYRGMTPALRNEVVHQLLSRGPWVVSILDAIDDKTLSIGDIPFGRRATLLRHADEAVRKRSQAIFSRESLSSRQAVVEQYQSALGLAGDRERGQKVSQKICQTCHRLGGQGRDVGPALETIRHRSPGEVLLHVLDPNREVSPNFLEYVVILKNGTTTSGVIASETPTSITLRRAEGASETILRSDIEELSSTGKSIMPEGLEKQISPQEMADLLFYLLRSK, translated from the coding sequence ATGATCTTTCCTGCCAGTCGCCGTTGGTCCGGTTGCGTCCTGATCTTGCTTACGTCACTTGCCATGGCCGCGTCGGTCTCCGGCAGGGAACGTGAGGGGCTGATCGATCTGGAAGGCTGGAAGACGCTCGCCCCCCGTGATGAAATCAAGCCCGACTTTTCACTTGTTAAAAGTGGCGGCCCGGATGGGTCAGGGGTGCTGGTCATCAACGGGGATAAACGCGAAGGCCTGATGGGCTGGTGGGAGAAAACCGTCCCCGTCGAAGGGGCGACGTACTACAAGTTTCAGGCGTTCCGCAGATGCAAGAACGTCGCGAATCCCCGCCGAGCCGCCAGCGTTCGGCTCAACTGGCTCGACGAAAAAGGAAAGATTGCCTTACGGGACTTACCGGTCGTGGGACCTTACCACCCCCCCGGTCAGCCTGATCTTTCAACGGGAGAATTCCCTCCCGATCGCGAAACGGACGCAAACGGATGGACCGAAGTCTCTGGAGTCTTCCGTGCTCCCGCCTCTGCTCGAAAAATGTCGATCGAGCTGCACCTTGAGTGGGCCCCGGAAGGAGAGGTCGAATGGAGTTCTGTTTCACTCGAGAAGACCGAACCTCCCCCCGGCCGCAAAGTTCGTCTCGCCACCATTCACTATATTCCGACGGGTAAAGTTTCTCCTGCTGACAATTGTCGGCAGTTCGCTCCTCTGGTTGCCGATGCCGCGAGTAAGAAGGCCGACTTGATCGTTCTTCCCGAGACCTTGACTCATACGGGTACCGGACTGACCTACGCCGAGGCTGCCGAGCCGATTCCGGGTCCCTCGACTGAGTACTTCTCGACACTCGCGAAAGAGCACAAAGTGCACCTTGTCGTGGGATTGCTCGAACGTGTTGAGCACGTCGTCTACAACGTGGCTGTCCTGATTGATCCGGACGGCGAGATCCTCGGGAAGTACCGTAAGGTCTGTCTGCCCCGTACCGAAGTGGAAATGGGGATTACCCCCGGTTCCGAGTACCCTGTCTTCCAGACACGGTTCGGCAAGGTCGGGATGATGATCTGCTATGACGGATTTTTCCCGGAAGTCGCCCGTGAACTGTCGAACAATGGGGCGGAAGTCATCGCGTTCCCCGTGGCTGGCTGTAACCCGAAACTGGTCGCGGCCCGCGCCTGCGAAAATCACGTCTATATCGTCAGTAGCTGCTATTGCGATGTGAAGCGAAACTGGATCATCACAGGCATCTTCGGACACGAGGGCGAGATCCTCGCTCAGGCCACCGAATGGGGAACCGTCGCAATCGCAGAGGTGGATCTGGACCAGCCAACCATCTGGGGGAATATTGGCGATTTCAAAGCCCAGCTCCTGCGTCATCGGCCCGCCACCCGAGACGAAGCCGAGCCCCCGACCAAGTCGCCCAATCCGGATCAGCGGATCAATCTGAAGCTCGACACACCTCCCGTCAAAGACGCTGCTCCGGCGGCCGAATCCAAGTCGACCGTGGTCGCGGCGGCAACCGTTCCTGCCGAAACGCTGCCGAGTCTCAGAATCCCCCCTCACGAACCGTTTGAAGCTCAACAGACATTCCGCGCGGTCGACGGATTTCGACTCGACCTGCTTGCGGCTGAGCCTCTCACGACGGATCCCATCGCGATGGAATACGATGAGAACGGACGGGCCTATGTCATTGAGATGAGCGACTACCCTTACACGGACAAGACGAAAGACAAACCCTTCACGGAAAAAACTGCGGACCTGCCGATTGGCCGGGTCCGCCTGCTGGAAGACCACGATGGGGACGGCAAGTTCGATAAGAGCACCATCTTCGCAGCGGACTTGTCCTGGCCAACAGGGCTCGCCATCTGGCAGGGAGGAATTTATGTCAGTGCGACCCCCGACCTGTGGTACTTCAAGGATACTGATGGTGACGGCAAGGCAGATATCCGACGTAAGGTCTTCACAGGGTTCCACAAGTTCAACGTTCAGGCCGTGATTAACAACCTGCGAATGGGACTTGACCACAGAATCTACGGGGCTGGCGGAACGAACGGTGGTTCCATCATCCGGGTTGCCGATGGCGAGGCGAAGCCGCGCAAGATGGCGACCAACGATTTCTGGTTCGATCCTCATCACGAACAGTTTGAACTGATTTCCGGGGGGGCTCGATTCGGGCAGACGTTCGATGACTGGGGAAATCGCTTCATCTGCAACATCCGTAATCCGGTAAGGCATGCCGTCATCGATGATCGTTACGTGTCGCGGAATCCCCTGCATCCGGTGGTCTCGCCGATGCACGATGCGGCCGAAGCAGGGGATACGCTTGCGGTCTATCGGACAAGTCCGCCGGAACCGTGGCGCGTGATCAATGCTCAGCGACTCGCTTCCGACCCGACCGTCATCTCACCGCGCAGTGAATCTGTTGCAGCCGGTTACGTGACCTCGACGTGCGGCATCACTATCTACCGCGGGGCCGCGTATCCCCCCGAATACTACGGCACGGTCTTCCTCGGCGAAGTCGCCGCCAACCTGATCCACCGTCAGCGACTGACTCCCGACAGTCTGACGTTCCGGGCACAGCGCATTGATGAGCAGGAAGAGTTTCTGACATCGACCGACAACTGGTTCCGTCCGGTCAATTTCGTCAACGCACCCGATGGCACGCTGCACGTGCTGGATATGTATCGCGAAACGATCGAGCACCCGTGGTCGATTCCCGACGACATCAAAGCCCGACTCGATCTGGAAAGTGGTCGCGATCGGGGCCGGATCTATCGGCTGACCCCACCTAATTTCAAACCGACCCCGCCTCCGCGACTTGGTCAGGCCACGACAGCCGAACTGGTCGCGTCACTGGAAAATCCGAACTCGTGGTGGCGTGAAACGGCACATCGGCTGTTGTATGAACGGCAGGATCCTGCCGCTGTTCCTCTGTTGCAGGCCCTTTTGAGGAAGCGATCACCGGACAGCGTTACGGCGGTACCGCCGGTGACCGCCCTGGGACGCCTGCACGCACTTTGGTCACTGGAAGGACTGAAAGCGCTGCGGGAAGAAGACCTGCTGCTAGCCCTGAACGACGCGGTTCCAGGTGTACGTGAGAACGCGATCAAACTGGCTGAGTCTCGTATTGCATCGTCTGAGACCCTCGCCAGGAAGGTCATGGAGATGACCACGGACGCGGATTTGCGCGTCCGTTGCCGCGCCGCCTTCATCGCAGGAAATGGACACGCGTCCGAGGGGGTGACCCTGCTGGCGAATGTTGCGATGCGTGATCCGCACGATCCCTGGGTTCGAACAGTTGTCTTGAGTGCCGTGCCGGAAATTTCTGATGATCTGCTGATTGCTGTTACAGAAAACTCATTCCAGGCCATCGCACATCAGTCCGGTGCGACTGCCGCAACCGAGTCTGCGAACGCGGAGAGTGCGGGAACGGATGCCGCGGCGCAAAGCCTGCCACTGGCCACCATTCGTTCGCTGGCCATGCTGGTCGGAAAGCGAAACCACGAAGATGATCTGCGGCGAGTCCTCGTCGCGTTGACTCCTAAAACCAATCCCGGTCCCGGAGGGGCCTCGCGTCGACTGGTCCGGCGAGAAGTGGTGCTGGGACTGAGCGAAGGTCTCAGTGCTCATAACCTTGTCCTTACCGAAGTTGCTGCGCGACTCGAACCAGGTGCGTCAGCATGGATTGCCGAACTGGTCACGGAGGCGCGTGAACTGGCTCTGAATGAGTCTGCTTCGACGGACGCTCGCGTGCAGGCAATCACTCTGATGGGGCAGGGAGCCAAGGCAGATGCGGAACCGGTGCTGCTTGGTCTACTGGACCTCAAGGAGCCGCAGGAAGTGCAGCTTGCCGCGGTGCGTGCCCTGGTCCTTCACAGTCAGCCGGATCTGCCACAGAAGTTGCTCGCCCAGTACCGGGGAATGACTCCTGCACTCCGTAATGAAGTTGTCCACCAGTTGCTGTCCCGGGGTCCCTGGGTCGTGTCGATTCTCGACGCGATTGACGACAAGACCCTGTCGATCGGTGATATCCCGTTTGGACGACGAGCCACACTTTTGCGGCACGCAGACGAGGCAGTCCGGAAGCGGTCGCAGGCGATTTTCAGCCGCGAATCACTGAGCAGTCGGCAGGCTGTCGTCGAGCAGTATCAGTCGGCCCTGGGTCTGGCCGGGGACCGCGAGCGAGGCCAGAAAGTCTCGCAGAAGATTTGTCAGACATGTCATCGGCTGGGAGGACAAGGTCGCGATGTCGGTCCCGCCCTGGAAACGATCCGGCATCGCTCACCC